In Glycine soja cultivar W05 chromosome 10, ASM419377v2, whole genome shotgun sequence, the genomic stretch AACATAGGTGGTAAAGGTTGGGACTGGAACGAGTCACCAATGGCTTTCTTAAGGAGAGAGACAAGAAAGACCGGATGAATTTTACTATGAGATGGAAGATCCAACTTATAAGCAACAACACCCACCTTGTTTAACACCTGGAAAGGACCATAAAATCGAGGGCTGAGTCTTTCATTAATCCTTTTAGCCAAAGATTTTCTCCTGTAAGGTTTCATCTTCAAGAACACCCAATCACCGACTGCATATTCTATGTCCCGGCGGCGTTTGTTGGCATTTGCTCGCATGATATCTTGAGACTTCAACAAATTTTCTCttagagtatgtttggatggagaaatttaatagggtaattcaattttttaaaggattttaattacttttcaattaaataagatgttcggataaaaatttgaaaagaaattgaaatttgagtattttgATGAGGGATTTTAGTTAACTTGAATATTagcatttcaaattctttcattttaggaaagaatttgaaattcttttgtgAAACAGCTTCTCTCACTATTCTCTCACCATTCTGCTTCTGATCTTCTTCCTCTGCTTCCGCAAGAAGCGGAACCTGGCGGCGAAACATAGCTCAGGGAGCATCCCTCTGGTGTCCAAGGAGATCACCATGGTCAAGGCCTCGGATCCGAAGAAGATGGAGGAGGCGAAGGTCAAGGTTGAAATTGGTGGGGCCTAGCACCACCGAAGCAGCGAACTAGTGTCGGTGGAGGATCTCGATATAGGGTGGGGCCGCTGGTACACCATTTGGGAAGTGGAACTCGCCACGCGCGGGTTTGCAGAAGGGAATGTTATTGGGGAAGGAGGCTACGCCATTGTGTACAGAGGTGTTCTGCATGATGCTTCCGTTGTGGATGTCAAGAATCTTCTCAACAACAAATATGTCACTTTCTCTAATTCTCCaacatctttttttcttcaattttttactATGCTAGGATTCCTCCAACAATTTTCGACCACCTGCaaatatattcatttagcaCAAACATCTAATTTCATCCCTCAAAAGGAAataaccttttattttttattctcaattaTTTGAAATCAATAATCAATACACCATTTTATTTTAACGTCTAACTGCTGTTACAGAGGTTTTTTAAacacaaaaatgaagaaattcaatttctttatctaaacacaaaattttgaaaatgaagaaatttaattttttttatccaaacacaaaatttaaaaaatgaagaaatctaattttttatccaaacacaattttagaaatgaaggaatttaaattgaagcatttaaaattctcataatttaaaattctttagaattttaaattttcttatccaaacacactcttagagTAGCCAATAATTCATTCCGAGCAATTGTTAGTTTATTGACTTCTTCAAGGCAGGAAGGAATGGTGGATCCCTTGAGAATGTGAGGGGGATCATGTCCATACAAAGCTTTGAAAGGAGACATCATGCTTGAAGTGTTATAATTAGTGTTAAACCAGAATTTTGCCCATGGAAGACAAAAGGCCCATTTCTTAGGCTTTGTTCTAGTTAACCACCATAAATAAACTTCCAAGCATCGGTCGACAACTTCTGTCTGTTCGTCAGTTTAAGGATGATATGTTGAAATGAACTTAAGCTGTGTACCTGCTTctttaaaaagggctttctTGAAGTTGCTTAAAAACAAAGGGTCATGACCTGAAACAATGGAAGACGAAAATCCATGAAATCTTACAATTTCCTATAGAAAAACTACAGCTACTTCGGTAGCAGTGAAGGGATGTCCTAATGGTATGAAGTGGGCATATTTAGTGAGTTGGTCAACCACTACCAGGATTGTATCCTTCCCCTTGGATTTGGGTAGTCCTCTAATAAAATCCATAGAAATATCTGTCCATACTTGAGTAGGAATGGGTAATAGCTGTAGCAATCCTGCTGGAGACAAGTTGTCGCTTTTGTTTCTTTGACAGACTTCGCAAGTAGCAACAAAATTCTTGATATCAGTTTTCATCCCTTCCCAATACACTAGACTTGCTATTCTTTTGTAAGTTCTAAAGATGCCTGAATGTCCTCCTACCAATGAtgaatgaaattcttttaaaatgattGGAATTCGGGAGGAAGATTTTGATAGCACCAATTTTTCCTTGTAAAATAACTTCTGATCCCTCAAAGTATAGCCCATATGAGATGCAGGATCAATAATCAGGTCTTGCATGATTTTCTATAACTTGTCATCTTGTTTGATCTCTTCTGTCCATTCCTCGAAATCGTGAATTTGTAAAACTATCATGGCACAATAGGAACTTCTCCTAGAAAGGGCATCAGCGGCAGAATTTTCCTTCCCTGGCTTGTACTgtatttcaaaatcatatccTGCCAATTTGGAAATCCATTTGTATTGTTCCTCACCGAGCATCCTCTGTTCTgtcaaaattttcaaacttttttgGTCAGTTTTGATAATAAAATGGTTTCCCAACAAGTAGTGTCACCATTTTTGGACTGCTTTCATGACTGCCATCAATTCACTATCATACACCGATTTTCTTTGGTTTCTTTCAGATATGGTAGTGCTCCAAAAGGCTAAGGGTCTTCCTTCTTGCATTAGAACCGCTCCTAATCTAGTTCCACAAGCATCAGTTTCAACCACAAAAGGCTTTGAAAAGTCAGGTACTACTAACGTAGGCAAACTAGTCATGGCTTGCTTAAGTTGTTCGAAGGCAGTTTGTGCCTCTGGACTCCATTGGAAGGCATTTTTCTTCAACATGTTGGTCAATGGCCTTGCTATTTTTCCATAATTATGAACAAACCTCCTGTAATAGCCAGTAAGGCCTAAGAATCCCCTTAAGCTAGTGACATTCTTGGGCGTAGGCCATAATGTCATTGCTTCCAACTTCTAAGGATTTGTGGATGCACCTCCAGCGAAAATAACATGTCCTAGATATTCCAAGTTTGCTTGGCCGAAGGAGCATGTCTTGCCGTTGATCTTTAATTCACTTTGTTGCAATAATGTCAATGCATTTCGCAGTTGCTTATGTTCTTCCATGGAAGGGCTATATATTAGGATATCATCAAAGAATACTAAAATGTATTTCTGGAGTACTGGCCTTAAAACTTCATTCATTAATGATTGAAAAGAAGAAAGTGTGTTAGTAAGTCCAAATGGAAGTACCATAAATTCATAGTGGCCTTCGTGTGTGCGGAAAGTGATTTTTGCAATGTCATCTTCCTTCATTTCGTTCACAAAAATGTCCCTTAAATGTTCTTCACCAACATTCTGCAGCATTCGTGCAAATCTTTCGAATTGCGTACTCTTCcactattttttcttgtttaagtGCAAGGCGGGCAACAAAAGGGTTGAGAGTGGCTGAGGTTTGGAATCTTTCAAGAATGACAACTTTGAAATCGCCCCATCCAATATCAGAATTGCAAGTCTCCCACCATTGGAACCAAGATAGCGCCTTTCCATCTAGTGTCACCATAACTACTTGAATTTTCTCTTCTTCCAGTATATCTCTCATTTGAAAGAAGCATTCCAATTTATTTATCCAACTATAAACATCAGATTCCCCATCATATATGGGGATTTCCAATTTTCTCCAtcgttttatttttccttcgcCGGTGTGGTTTTTGGGAGTCTCTTCTTTATTAACGGAACCTTTAGGTGTGCCATCATCTGAATGCTTGGACAAATTTTCCATTATGGCTTCTAGGCGCGCAAAACGTGTTTCAAGTTGTTGTCGTTCTACATCTCGTTGTTGTCATTCTGCAACTTGGTTTTCTCGCTCCGCCATTAGCATCTCTAAAATTCTCTCCATTGTGTTTGGATTTTCAGAATTAGATCGAGTTGTCACCATTGTTGGAAACAAGCACCGGATcagtgctctgataccaaattgATATGAGCAGATAAAAATGGAACAGATTTGaaaagatgaaacaaaattttttcTAGATAATTTGAGATATTTTATTACACAAGTTTTCGAGAGTCTGTCTCTCCACAATTCAGATTCTTCCTAATTCCCGAGTGACTTTCCCATTCTGGTTTACTTCTATTTATACTACATCTAATGGACACAATTATTCTGAATGGTTATGACTGTTTCCAAGGGTCATGCCCCCTTGATTTGTATCTCCTGACCAAGCACCCCTTATGCAAATCATAACGGTTGGTTGTGATTGTTCCCAAGGGTCATGTCCCCTTGATTCACATCTCCTGACCTTGCACCCCTTGGACGGATCATAACGATTGGTTGTAACTGTTCCGAAGGGTCATGTCCCCTTGATTCACATCTTCTGACCTTGCACCCTTTGGGTGAAACGTAACTATTAGGTGGTTTACACCCTTTGGGTGAGTTGTAACTGTTGGATGGTTTACACCCCTAGGGTGTTGTGCGCCCTACTGCTAGTGGTCCATGGTTATTGCTTCTCTTGCTCGCTGTTTGCGAGTGTACACCTTGGTGATGTGTGACTTATGCTTATCAATCATCATTTCATCACCATATTGTAATCGGTACCTCACCCACTCTTCCAAcctcaaaaccaaaataaaaaatccatcCTAGATCTTGGCTCTTACatttatatgaatttaaatttttttgtctaattttataGGAGAATACTAggcaaccaaaaaaaaaaagttcaccaTAAATTTTGCCTGAATAAATTTATATCCATTCTTCAAGAGATGGTTAATTTCTACTATTAATAAACATCAATACATCTGGTGGATATTTGctaaaattttgatataatatccACATCAAGTTCAGGTAAGAATGTCCGGCCACAAACTTTTTAAATGcagtctaaaattaaaaaattgaccaAGTAAAATACTGTGAAATTTTCCAGTATGTATTGAAAGTTTCACAAACTGTATACGAACCAATCCATTTCCTAAAAGAGGGCAGGCCACGATGTCCCTCGGCATGGATGAAGATGAGGCAACCTCCTATCTAAATTGTAACGAGACCATAGACACAATTCACCAGCGTATTGGCACAAGAAGCGCCATAAGTTCAATCATCCACCAGATGTAAGCTTATCCAGCTCCGTTGGAGTAAGCATTAAAAAAGCTTCCAGCACTTGCTTGACAAACACAGCAAATCTGATAGTGTACACTGTTCACATCAGAAATCTTCAATTTAGTGGTCATCTTCATTGGTTCCAGGGCAGTTGGCCAAAAGGGCATGGTTCGATTCATACTGTACAAATAAGGAGGAAGAAAAAAGTATTGCAATCAAAGTTAGAGGCTTCTTTTTTGTCAACCATGCTGAATTAGCTATTTcatcttataaatatattaaaataagctTTTACAGACTACTTAGAAGTAAATCTGGTGTTTACTCACTTGGCATCCACAAAAGAGGCAATAATTAAATTCATCCCTCAGTTTCATCAAAACATCGTGCAAGTCCTGCATCCATTACATTCCATCACCAACACCATCAAAGTTGAAACCAATGCAAATATAGATTAACTAAGTTCAACAATAATGagcttaaaataaatgaattaatagaatttcagaatgcaattaaaaaaactataggAGAAACTAGTAAGAAGAATCTGAAGCTCAATAGTTTGTCTATAGAAATAATTTATGGCAGAATATTATGGTGTCGATTGACTCGTGTAGCCGACCCAATCTAGTAGGAAAAtactttgttattgttttttagtAGTAAAAAATCTAGAAATAATGATCATGGGAAGAAAACGCAAGTATGCAGTTTCCATACTATTTTTTGGCATGCAACATAAATGAATACCAAAAAACTAGGTTAAAAGAAATATGTGAAAAGGATATGGTTAAGTTACACACCTCTTCTGttatttcttcctcttcttcttcttcaccctCTGCAACATCGTCATTCTTTTGTGGCTCCACAATTACCCTATTCTCCAGTTGGTCAAGGGCAGCCTTTGccttattgtaattaattataactcTCCTACTCTGCCACTGTGACTTCTGCCTAGACCCAAATTCTTTCATTAGGTCCtcctctttccttcttttcctgtCCATCATGATTTCCTCCTTTTTCCTCTTCTCCTTGTGGGGGTCTTCTAAGCCTACACCAGCTCGTGACCGTCGAATTTCAATCCCCACTGGTTCAGCCCTGCCCGAGCCTTGCTTGCCTAGGGCAGAACCTGGAGAATAACCCATCTGTTTGAGAAGCTTAAATCCAATGTTGGATTGTGGTATTGGAGCTTCCACTTTCGCTAATGTTAGCTCATCCTCTTCTTGTTGcttcctttctctttcaagtTTTCGCCGTTCTTGCCAGTTAAGAGTTTTCAACCAGTTCTTGGAAGAGTTGACTGAAGGATCTTTCTTGCTGGAAATCTGCATGGTATAAAGGGAGATATCATCACTGTGTATGTTACCTgtaaattataaactaaaaggCTAAGGAAAATTAAGCATCTAGCAATAACTCTttgaacaagaaaacaaaataacccCATGTATTCATGCttcatttttttactaaatacatgaGACATCAACAATGACAGTCAAAGCTTAAAATTTACATtcgatcatttttttatttaattcttaaaagacTAACCTATGAAGTCGAGTGTACCTTTCGAGGtctaattttgaatatttactCCTACTTTTCCACAGACACAACTTCTGtccacacacatacacatacacgCACAAAGTTTGAAAATGCGGTCTGCAAAAACAATTGTGACTGCAACATCAACGTTTTTCATGTCTCTGCAACCGCAATTGTAGTTACAGCTACAATCATTAACATTTGTCTGCAATATCAAGGATTGCAGCAAAAGTGAAACCTAGACTACAATTTAAaaccgatatatatatatatatatatatatatatatatatatatatatatatatatatataaggaactAAAGGGATTGGTAAGCAAAACAGACTATTTTACATGCAACACAGATTtacagaaatttaaaaataaataaataaaaaattctcccTAGGAAATGTAGCTGTATTAGAATAACTGCATAATGGGAACCAAACTGATTAGTAATTACATCAAGCACCACCTTTTTCTTCAGAACTtagacttttaaatttgaagccCAAATTGTAAAATCACGTGACTAGAGGGGAATGGAAAAGGGGGAAGCTTGAACACCCAATTTCATTCAAATACGTGACTTGTTGAAAGCTATgcgtctctttctctcttttttaagcGAGTAAAATTCTTCCAATACGACAACGAAGAAGGGTAAAAcggggaaggaagaagaagtcacctTTTTGGACGAAGACAACTTAGCAGGTTCGAGAGCATCGGAAGGAAGAAACTGAGAAAGGTCACCCATGTagccatcatcttcttcttcttcctcgctTTTGCTCTCTCTGTTCGCCGGTGATTCGTCCATGGCCAACAACAACATAAGCCGCGGTGGGCTTACGAAGAGGCGCAATGATAATGTAAGGGGGATTTTCTTCCGGTCGgtgagtgaaaaataaaaaacactctTACATATAGTATA encodes the following:
- the LOC114369185 gene encoding G patch domain-containing protein 11-like, translating into MLLLAMDESPANRESKSEEEEEDDGYMGDLSQFLPSDALEPAKLSSSKKISSKKDPSVNSSKNWLKTLNWQERRKLERERKQQEEDELTLAKVEAPIPQSNIGFKLLKQMGYSPGSALGKQGSGRAEPVGIEIRRSRAGVGLEDPHKEKRKKEEIMMDRKRRKEEDLMKEFGSRQKSQWQSRRVIINYNKAKAALDQLENRVIVEPQKNDDVAEGEEEEEEEITEEDLHDVLMKLRDEFNYCLFCGCQYESNHALLANCPGTNEDDH